One Phyllopteryx taeniolatus isolate TA_2022b chromosome 3, UOR_Ptae_1.2, whole genome shotgun sequence genomic window, cgcaGTCAGCAGGCCGCGGTCCTCCGGGCTGTCTGAGCTCAACCACCTCAGCAGCGCCACCTGCAGGGAGCGCGATATAAAATGAggacactcgcaaggagctgctgtgggCCATAACTCACATCCAGATGCTCACATGCAGACGAATCAGCCCAGTTCCTGACGTCACttactaggccacgccccttaaaggcacatataaaATTTGGGATGCTCCCAATGTCAAGTAATTACACTTgattaaaacacttttattctttacattgtcttttattatctttttataaaatagtttttttttcttcattcctttttttgGAGGGCCGCTGTCATGGATTGGCATTTCATTCCAATGGGAAAAATTTGTTTAATTGGAGTCGATTGGGCAGctggatagcacatctgccccacagttctggggaccggggttcaaatcccagccccgcctgcgtggagtttgcatgttgtccccgtgcctgcgtgggttttctccgggctctccggtttcctcccacatcccaaaaacatgcgtgttatgttgattgaagactctaaattgcccgtatgtatgaatgtgagtgcgaatggttatttttttctctgtgccctgcgattggctggcgaccggttcagggcgtaccccgcctcccgcccgaagatggctgggaaaggctccagcacgcccgcgacccgcgtgaggacaagcattaaaaaaagaaaatggatggatggatggagtcggTTGAATGGGATGGTCATGGaataaattctaaattaatttgttattttattatacagtacagtgaatctataaagtatttattgcaggtaaacaaagtaaaaaacgTTTCGGTTGTGAAGGGTTTACACTTGGACTGAGAATGAcagtcaaaaaaatacaaataaaaataaaaaaataaactcagaTTTATTTGTTCagttaaatagaaataaaataaagtagacGGAAAGGAAGTGACCTTTCTCATTCGAGAAAAGTTATCTAACGTGTAGATTTGGACTTTGTGCTGACCTGCTGAAATAAATCCATGTTGCTCATTTTTCCTGCGCCCGTCGCCATGTTCAACAACAGAGTGACAAGAAAAGACCAAGCCAAAAGCCACCAACAGGAATGGCGACGCTCAATTATTTTTTCTGTTTACTTTTCTCCTCTTCcgccttctttttcttcttctcggcGGTCAGTCGATGAGATCTACACCGCTGCCGCCACCCAGCGGCCCCAGCGTGACACTACCACGACGTTGGCTTCACGTGAACAGTTCAAgctatatataatatgtaacGTACAGCTAAAGTACAGAGCCGTTTCTTCAATATGACGTAACCAATGCATGTTATGCACCTCGTATGTGACTCTGTAATATTTTTACTAAAGATCCGTTCGCAAATGTACTCCGAGCGCGCGCTCTACACTCCGGAACGTTCGGGAAATCAGGGCGCGCTTGGGAGTGTTGCCGTTGGTTACTTCCGGAGCGTCAGGCAGTTCGAGATGTTtgtttacaggcagaactgacacattcaatatggcggacgcactgacgtatacctgccaatggccaacacgctCGTTCGTAAATCCATACTAAATGGAGCACTGCACTGCATCAGAGTGAATTTCTGATGCCTATAAGTTTTGAAAGACGTGTAATTTTTGAAGGATGTGTCATTTACGGTGCCCCACCAAACGGGCCAGCGCAGGAAATTAATAAGGAAaacactaaatatatatatatatatatatatatataaagatactgacaaatacagcacgatgttagaggagctgaatgTCTTCATCAGCACTGTGTCATCTCCTTTATAgcggcttgggtgaaaatgactttggaaacaaaacaaaaactgttgtggattatagctttaacggacaaggaaaagaagattacaTGCAGCTCATACACGTTATACCAGAatttttgtctttaccgttactgatcaaataatatgaaaatgacccacgTGTTTCCATGTTGTGGTTAAATGTTTACCGCGTGTTTTATCTCTTTGTATCAAACACGTAGACGCGTGTTGACATGTTGatgtatttaaacaaaaaaagattaacacAACTCAAATGAGTCTTTTACAGTCATGTGCCATCATTATATGAAACGTTAACAGCGCGAACCGAGACGTGATTGACAGTCAGTCCGTCAGCGTTTGTATTGGCCAGGGGTCAGCTGCGCTCTCGGTTTTTGGCGAAGGTTCCCAACTGTTTGGTGTtgacgtccttgagctgctcgagCTGCCGCTGAGCTCGCCGGTACAAATACTCGATGTGCATCACGTCCGTCTTCTTGATGCCGCCGGCGTTCTCGCGGAACTCGTCTCGGATGCGGGGCAGGAAGCCCGGCTTGTCCCGACCGGCCCGCAGGAACTGTCGGTACAGAGCCAAGATCTGCTTCTGCAGCTTGCTGTGCCGCGCCATCCGTGACGTCGCCCTAAAACGGCGGGCGGAAGAAGACGGCGGAATCGAAACACACGTTCCCGTAGGACCCGCACCTCAGAAAATGCCCACGAGGTGGCGCTGTGAGACGAAACGTCTCCAAAGTCCTCATGAAGTTTGGACTTTGAATGCGCAGCGACACCTTTCTCTGTTGATCCAGGTGAGCTCTGATTGGCCGAGACACAGGAAGCACAAAACACAATTTCAGATGACAACGCAACAGACGACAGGGAGGACGCTAACTGGGTAACCGTGGTAACAGACCCTGCTATGTAAACCTGCAGCCTGTTCAAGAATTAAACGATCTACAATCTTTTTGTTAAGACTGATGACAACATTCCCAAACAAGAACAATGCACGATGAGAAATCAAGTATTGTGCGTATTAAAAATCCATAAACATGCACTACTTTCCCATTAATTACATTGATCATGAATATGCATTCAAAAACGCATCGTCTggaataaacatttgttttaaaaacgcACAAAAGGCAGGGACAAAACTCAAAATGTGCCGCACAAGTCACGAAATATTGTGACGAATCAGCAGATGTCGAGGAGAAAACGTTGGATATAAACAATGACTTAGTCGTGTTTACAAGACAACAAACATTATACAGTAAGTATGCATTATGTGTCACATAATGTGCTATATTGtcacaatgagtgaaaatatcaatatgtgtgtatataacaGTACGCGAACATGAACGTGTGACGAATCGGCGGATCACAAGAAAACGTTGAAGGTAAACGATGGCTCGTTCATGTTTACGaagtttcacacacacaaaaacacaaaacgccGCAATAAACCACCCATGAACTAATTAACGCACAAACAAGACGTCATTAGAATTAATTAAACTCACTGTTTGACTTTCAGCCAGCAGGTTTACGTCATTCGGTTGGCGTCGAAAGGACAGACAACCTTCACGTCGTTAGCGCGCTTAGCTTAGCCTTCCCTAGCGGGTTACGACAGAGTAGACCATTCCGATtcattatttcaaaatacaattatttttgctttgaatcTCTAATACTGACTTATAAGACAAACGAGCGCAGTATAGAGTGATATAATAacctattatttgtattttcttcacagttttacaaatatttgtctTGGAATCTCTAACATGAGTACACGTgagcttttatttttgaaaaagtccAAGGTGAAAGTCTGTGTACGTCCGGTTAGCATCGGcgtctcaaatgtcaaaacatagCAGAGTTCATTTCAAGCAGATTATCAGGTTGGATTGAGCATTTcgcttcctttttaaaaaatattgtaagtATCGAGTCTTAACAGACTTTAAGTACATGACATGACTGATGATATTCGAGTAAGTCAGTTTATGGTTTAGATGAACTTGTGCTTGTTGTATCAATATTGAGAACACCATGCTTAGCAAGTGTCCTCTTTACGATTAGTGAGTTATCTAATTGTCATATTCATATCTTTCAATTGATTTACATGCTGCTAGGAAGAAGGAAATTGATGATACTTGAAAAAAAGTCACGTAGTAAACATTTCTGTTTAGAGTGTGTTATTGTTTATTAGATAACAAGCGTTCACACTAGAATTCAATTTGGATTCGGTTCAGTGATGCAACAATTTGTGTTTTTCCGTACTTTAATCCTGTCCACCGGGCGTTTACTTTACCTTTTGTTGTAATTTCGACATTTTGTTTCCCTATAATTGGTTGTCAATAATAAAGAATTAAAATGTtcatgtaaataataaaatataaatgtataaatggttattttattttaaattaatcaaataaacaaatacaaaataataatcaaataaatgatgacaattcgacattttgtatttatattttaaaatagttttttcggtaaaataataattaaaatcatGAATATGAAAGTTTTTAGAAGgataattataattttattaaaatgactTGTATACAGGTGTTTAAAgttatatattatgtatttatattttttaaatgactagttaattgattcattgtaaataaaaatttaaaagcattaaaataaacgtgttgcttttaaatgattgtttttattgtaaataatacaaaaatgtaaaaaagttacACACGTTTAACTTTTTATATGTTTTACTATTTATTgtgaatacaatttttaaaatgtgtaaactAAACAATCTTAcatgtaaattaaaaatttatatggatttttttgaataattagttaattgtaaataatactaTCTGTAAAAAgtcagttgtatttttatttgagtaATTAATTCTAAATACAGTTGTAATACAAAAGTAACACCATTTTAAAAAGGATCATTATTACTACTATATTGTTGAAATAAACTTCTTACATAAAGATTTGCACTCAAATGAACCTGGGACATGTGGCACGAAATCTGGTTGTCTCCACAAGGGGCGCTGGACTGAGGTCATCCAATGAGAGGCCAGTGATTCGGTCACATGGAGGTGATGGCGCTGGAGCAGGTGGAGGCGCAGGTGGAGCATCTGCTGGGCGGCCTCGGCTGCGAGGTGACGGCGTGCGACGTTGGCCTAGAGCAGAGCAAGCCGGCGTCGCTGAGGAACAACGTCACGTACATCGTGTGCGCCGTCATCTTCAACGACAAGGTGACGCACGCCGCAAAAATACATCCAAATGGATTCTGTCAATCAAGACCGTCGCCGTGGTAACCTagatgcttgtgtgtgtgcacgtgtgtcagGAGGAGGTTCTGATGGTCCAGGAGGCCAAGCAGGACTGTTACAAGAAGTGGTATCTGCCGGCGGGGAAGGTGGAGGTGGGCGAGAGCCTGCAGGAGGCGCTGCTGAGGGAGGTGAGTGGAAAGCttgtcatcaaaataaaaagaaatgatgaAAAGGACGAACTCCTTAAGAATCTCTTCAGGCTAAAATGGCcgttttcaaaccaaaatgacaaaCGTTCCATGTATTTTTGAGTTTGGGTTCCAGACCCTTTTTTGGGGGTCTGTTCATGATCGACATGCCTACCTAATGTCAAACTGGCTTTTCTCAAAAAATTCCGTGGAAATGACGCCTAAAATGTCCACTTTAAGCCAAAACAGCGGCCCTACTGTGTCTTTTTGGGCCTGACTTCCTGAGACTTTTGTGTGGGTCTACTCGTGATAGACACGACGACCACATTTTCTGCTGCTAAATCAAACTGGCCTCAGGGGTAACATTTTCTAAACATGTCAGAGTGCGCTGCTGAGcctattttggggggtttgtctACGTACAGGTGAAGGAGGAGGCGGGCTTTGAGTGCCAACCAATCACGTTGCTGCTGATCCAGGAGCAGGGACCTCAGTGGATCCGCTTCATCTTCCTGGCCAAGATCACAGGTGTGCGATCGCACATGCTTGTTCCATCGGAGTCGGCGTACAATAACCGCAGTATATTGGGTCGCTCACGTGTTAACTGCGTGTCCAGGCGGGAGCGTCAAGACTTTGACGTCGGCAGATCAGGAGTCTCTCCAGGCCGCCTGGTGGGACCGGCGCGCCCCCCTCCCTCTGAGGGCCCGGGATATCCTGCGGCTCATCGACTTCGGGCTTAAGTAAGACCACGTTGGGCTTGTGTTTGAAGGTGACGTGAGAGTGTTCTTGGACTCCTCTATGTGTAATAGTGGTTCGAAGTCAGAGTGGTATTGGACTCGATCTGAGTCAGAGTGGTCTCTGACTCATCTCTGAGTCAGATTGGTCTTGGATTCTTCTGAGTCAGAGCGGTTTTGGATTCTTCTCTGGAGTCAGAGTGGCCTCGGACATGTCTCTGAGTCAGACTGATCTTGGACTACTCTCTGAATCAGAGTGGTCCTGGACTTGTCTCAGAGTGTCCGCCCCGCGCTGCATTCAGGTACCGTCGAGACGCCTGGCATCCTGTCACACTGCCGCTGGACGTGAGCTGCCGCCACGTGGTCCAGAGGCTGGTGCTGATCTTCAGCGCAGAGCAGAACGTCTGGATCCTGCTGGTCAAAGGTAGCCTGCCCATGACTTTTGATTGTAATTGTCCATTAGAACATGGCACCAGAATTTGCTGCCTTGTTGGCTACTCGTCCCCGTCCTGACTTCCTGTGGTGTCCCTCAGCCCCCAGGCCCCACCTCCCGACGGCGGCGGCTCTGAAAACTCACGCTGTCACGTGGGCGGCCAACACGGTGGTGCAGGACGCCATGCCGTCGGCGTACTACGAGCACAACGTCAACACGCTGGGCGTGTTCAGCCTGCAGCACGACGGACGGCAACAGGGAAAGACGGACGGCGTGTGCTTCAACACGCTCGTGGCCCTGCAGCCCGACCGCGCGGAGCGCGACGAGGACGGCGCCAGGCTGCCGGCGCCGCCCGCTCGGGGGCCGCCGCCCGTGGAGAACCCGCGTTACCTCTGGCACCGGGTTCTCGCGCCCGCCGTCAGAGAGAAACTGCTGGAAAAGAGCAGAAACACGAGCATCCTGCCCATGCACAGCCTCTACTGATGAAACTGCACTTTCAATGTGGAAGGACACAAGGCAGGAAGTCTGCTTTTATTTGCAAACTCTCAGTTGGGGACCTTCGCTGCATCTCTTTCTTGCTTTTAATTATGCTGCTTCTCTACCAaaagagctcagtgctgcctgccATGTTGTGGCATACAGTGGTACTGCACTCAAGTCGGCCcactcaaaatgtttttaattcaaaaatatatatatatattgatagtCATTAGCATTCGTCTTTGTTACAAATTAAAGAAAGAAGGTGTTGACTTGATGATTTCATCCTTCAGTCTTCACACTCATCGATGAGGAAAAGATGCGTTGAATTGAGCAACATTTTACAAGAACGACATTTATTCTGAGTTGGTTTGAGGCCCAGACGGACGTCGCGCAAGCCAGCGGGCTCTAATTTCATCTTTTTCCAAGCAGTAGTTGTCCTTCAGGCTCTCCAGATGATTATTCCTCGTCTCCAGACGGACCAGCCACTCCTCGCGGAGCCTGACACAGACGGACGGGAAGAGGAACGGGAACAGGAAGTCAACATCAAGTCATTGTCACCACGGTGACCAACAGCAACACTTGCTGTTCTGTTCCCAAACACAAAAATCATCCAATCGCATTCGGACTTTCTGCTGTACTGCTGGAACACGCAAGACATTGAACGAACTTGACATGGATGTCAGAAAAtcgacaaaaatgttaaaagcagacgtttgcaaatgtcttgtttGGATGGCACACAAACAAGGAGGACGacagaaatcggagaatatttactggCGACAGACTGAAATAAggggatttggacaattttaagcaaTAGCTCGGAACTGAATTGATTATCAAAGCAGTTGTCAattcatttgataatcaattagttagtctcccgtgtgtgtgttaCGTGGGGACGAACACACACAACGACTCGGAGCGAGGTGCTGACATTTTAAACAACGTCGCTAGCTTGTTAGTTCGCGAACTAGCGAACATAAGCCGTTAGCGTTCCCTGAAGTGTGTCTGTTGTGTCAATCTACACGCTGCACGTGGAACGAGGCTGTGGAGTGTTGGCCGGCcggagccaacaccggcaagTTACTTTTCAGTGCAGATGCTTTAAAACGGTTTTTCCGATATTTAAGCGCAatgttaatgttccaactgtgcataatgttgcgCCGGTTTACTATACTAAAAATACCTTTTAGGAATCAAACCTCAGCCTCATTTTTGAAGTACACACTTGTGGTCCTCGGAGATATTTCTTGAGGTGATCCTCATtgtcaaaagtttgagaagcacGAGTTCGGACGTTTTCACATAGACACGTAACATGGAGCGTGTCGACGTAGACACGCATGACGTGTGACATGAAACGCGTGTGACATGGAACACAATCAAGAAAAACTGTCGCAATCTTCGACTCAATAGGTTAGCGCCCCCTGCAGGTGCAAGCGCGCTCAGTTGCCATGGAAAGGTCAATCGAGACATGGTCTTCAGATGTGGTTGCCAGGCGGCCGCGATGCGTTCGGGCGTCGTGGGACATTCATGCCGCGTGAGGTTAATCCCACTTAGAGACCGCTCGTCAGCATCCGTGTTCGGAATGCGCAGCTGTCGGTCGCCCGGCTTTGTTTCCAGTGTCCCGGATTGTTCCCTTTGCCTGTCGGTGGCCACTCGCAGAGCACAATCGAGCGGACGCTTGAAATGTTCACAAGGCGATGACGAACATCCCCACGCAGGCCGTTGCCCTCCTTCCAGTCACGATGTTTGACGGCTGCAAGGTTTTCCCTCATCAcgccctgcactggtcgccaggcaatgtCATGTGATTTATAGGCTTTCCACGagcaggatttttggggccgatcaacgagtttaaaaaaaaaaaaaaaaaacagtaaccgATATACGATCCGatcacaaaatggaggaatgcGTCTATTtgaatgacctgttcatttactgtatatacttgtgtacttaattgctccaaaaatgttattttcaataaataatgtatctttgttcctctatttatgccagtgaggcatagtgacaaacagaacaaatgaatggtcttctattagatggcaggaagtacatacaattattaatgtatccactttttgtgacatttctgtttgttggtgtgccgtgagatttctcaattgtaaaatatattccttggctccataaaggttggaaatcactgctctagtcagatggTCTATTCTAAtcggtcaggtcaaaccaacattacaacgtgacagaaataatggctgctaacttactgtcattaaattactgtattttgaattaaatgacttcacccacactgaaatTTTAGAGcgtgatttgacagaacggcgccacggtaacgagcgtatccggtcgcatttgagttggcaagataaagcccaatgatcgtaaaaaacgggatgcggtggtatcggaatacaagattttattgcagcagtctgacatagtgcaatcgtgaaagagcacatTTATCTTGTAGTccgatccgggcattacgtgtggtctgtctcagacgtgttgtctgtcccacaccgccaacatgttttttttttttttttaataactttattggccatcagatatttacagtactacgtcaaaagacgcgacaaggctaaaaataaactagcttttgcattcaaatatactgtgcacgatggcgacgcggactgaatgtcttttgtggacgTCATTGAtccgatcggcgaattatgacattaaagccgatcagccgatcatcataaaatgctaattatcggccgataccgatcaggctgaTAAAATCGATTTACTGTACGTTTGACGTGTGGATGCGATATTTCCTCTTGAGTGGCAGCACATTTATCACATCATTAATTGACGCCATTAACAAATTGCTACATAGCTGAGCAGGGGTGTCGCTTGGTTTGGACCATTGGGGTGGCTcagcccccccaaaacatttttggggagggggatGGGGTTGTGCGAACACTTTTTCTCTCCctaagattttttggggggggcattGTTGTGGTAACCCCAATTTGTTTTAGGGGGCTGAAGATCAGTTTTAGGGCGACTAAGACAAGAAAACTTTAGCATTAACATGTAATAACATATATTTGGAGGGGGGGGATTCAGAAGTTTTTAAGGGGCTTCAGaccccctaaaataggcctagtGACGCCCCTGTCGCTGAGGAAAGCCAGCAGCCAACGTTAGCGCGTGGCGACCTCTCGTCACTCATCAGTTTGCGATTACGATTTGGTATGCTGGCCGGCAGCGGCGTGTTTTCCAGCCTATTAGCGTAGCGCTACTCGAGAGCCGTGGAATGAGGAGGGGGATTAGCGCACGAGGTCAGCGATAGCGGCGGCGGGATTAGCAGTGATGGACGGCGAGGTGAGCGCAGGACAGGAAGGCACAGGAGGGCCAGAGGTGGGTTGAGTAGCCAAATAATGTACTCAAGCAAGAGTACtcttactttagaataatatgactcaagtaaaagtaaaaagtagtcatccaaatattttcttgagtaagaaagtactcaatgaataAACTACTCACGTAAAGTGTAActtgagtaacttctgatttatttatgttttgaaatcagaatatgaacattttttttttttggagtctgtaaaataaacagtggCTGATTTACCCCCCCGCCCCACAAAAAAGAGTCATTTTAATTGGCTCGCAAAGGCtatgtgcgcggtcatgtgactgccttgtgtcgtccgTTTGGTGACTTGTAGTCAAATGACATtggtgatcccgtttgattggcgcaacgggcgccctatggggaagtcgaagatggagtctaaaaatagacgcgcacacgcaagaatgaataaataaaagtagcgaactgCATGTctatcattgtaacggagtaaaagtatcgatccttcttcacataaatactcaagtaaaagtaaaaagtatgatgcatttaaagtactctgacaagtacagtttatggaaaatgttacttgagtaaatgtagcgcgctactacccacctctgaggAGGGCTAACACTTGTGTTACGCTAAATGCTAACGTCACTGAATGAGCATATGTACtagatgtcattaaatgacAACGTGCTAAACGTTGCAGAAGACAAGCACTAGATGTCGCTAAATGACGACTTACGCTAAACGTCAATAAATAAGGACATGCCTTGTGAGGatctttttgttctttgatGCTCGATTCTTATATTCGACTTGTTTGTGTCACGCGTAATGAGTTGTGATCCGTCTCATATTcgaaatatatattatacatctCAATTATCGGCGCCTGTGCATCGTCTGTACCTTATGTGTCTCGTATACAAACTGTTCTCATGGCAGCTCCGCCTCCCATTTGACTTCTGCCTGCGTCACATATTGAAATTGTCTTTTCCCCATatctgtcagactgccccctgcagggcagctgtggcgacaCGAGTAGCGGCTGTGACTGTGGCGTGCCTAGAAAAGTGCTACAGAAGTCAAACGCTGTCGTATTATTCATTCACCTTCCGTTTCGCTTCTcctcgtgctggagcctatccctgcaatcttcgggcgagaggcggggtacaccctgaaccggtcgccagccaatcgcagggcacgtagaaacaaacaaccattggcactcacgttgacacctacgggcgatttagagacttcaatcaacctaccgtgcatgtttttgggatgtgggaggaaaccggaatgcccggagaaaagccacgcagccacggggagaacatgcaaagtccacacaggcggggccgggatttgaaccccggtcctcggaagcGTGCCgtcatttgttattattattatttgtcatgatatgtgccctgcagttgctgttttggaacttgggtggcactttgcgccccgccccgccctgcccgctctctctctctctctctctccgcaGCAATGACCATCCCCTCGCctgcgcacctgttcccaatcagcactcatcagtGCCTGTATTTAAAGCTGCCGACCCAGGGATCCCGCGCCAGAGTATTCGCACTTATCCGCggtacacaggccgactctGGAGACAACTCCTCACCCTAACCCATTGGAATTACTACCTGGAAGCAACTTcttaataaaccattctccctTCACGTCCCGCTTGCGTTTTCCagcaaataaatcacatttagAGTCAGGCTTCTATTGCACAATTGATTTAGCTATGTCATttcaataaatgagaatatttacatttattacatttattgagATATACGGTGTTTGGGTATGGAATTTAGGTGAAGCATTTAGGAGGCGTTTAGGAGCGTCTCACTTGTGCAGCGCGCTGCCGTTGCGCCTGCGCTCCTCGCAGGCGGCGTTGCGCTCGTGCCGGTCGATTCGCGTCTCCCAGAAGTTTTGGATGAGCTGCCGGTC contains:
- the sdhaf1 gene encoding succinate dehydrogenase assembly factor 1, mitochondrial gives rise to the protein MARHSKLQKQILALYRQFLRAGRDKPGFLPRIRDEFRENAGGIKKTDVMHIEYLYRRAQRQLEQLKDVNTKQLGTFAKNRERS
- the nudt18 gene encoding 8-oxo-dGDP phosphatase NUDT18, whose translation is MEVMALEQVEAQVEHLLGGLGCEVTACDVGLEQSKPASLRNNVTYIVCAVIFNDKEEVLMVQEAKQDCYKKWYLPAGKVEVGESLQEALLREVKEEAGFECQPITLLLIQEQGPQWIRFIFLAKITGGSVKTLTSADQESLQAAWWDRRAPLPLRARDILRLIDFGLKYRRDAWHPVTLPLDVSCRHVVQRLVLIFSAEQNVWILLVKAPRPHLPTAAALKTHAVTWAANTVVQDAMPSAYYEHNVNTLGVFSLQHDGRQQGKTDGVCFNTLVALQPDRAERDEDGARLPAPPARGPPPVENPRYLWHRVLAPAVREKLLEKSRNTSILPMHSLY
- the LOC133475692 gene encoding protein FAM240B, producing MSVALIVDRQLIQNFWETRIDRHERNAACEERRRNGSALHKLREEWLVRLETRNNHLESLKDNYCLEKDEIRARWLARRPSGPQTNSE